The following are encoded together in the Gallaecimonas xiamenensis 3-C-1 genome:
- a CDS encoding VOC family protein, which produces MAKIQALGGVFFKTADPDSLAAWYQQHLGLGVAEDYCGANFSPSQYPQGGFTLWSLFPKDSTYFAEDFIVNFIVDDVAGALVQVKLGDATDIKGPVLDPCGSFGWFTDPAGHRVELWQPPTDN; this is translated from the coding sequence ATGGCAAAAATTCAGGCCCTTGGGGGCGTCTTCTTTAAAACTGCCGATCCCGATTCCCTGGCGGCCTGGTACCAGCAGCACCTGGGGCTGGGGGTGGCCGAAGACTACTGCGGCGCCAATTTCTCACCGTCCCAGTACCCCCAAGGGGGCTTTACCCTCTGGAGCCTCTTTCCCAAGGACAGCACTTACTTTGCCGAAGACTTTATCGTCAACTTCATCGTCGATGATGTGGCCGGTGCCCTGGTCCAGGTGAAGCTGGGGGACGCCACCGACATCAAGGGCCCGGTGCTGGACCCTTGCGGCAGCTTCGGCTGGTTTACCGATCCGGCCGGCCACCGGGTCGAGCTTTGGCAACCGCCAACGGATAATTGA
- a CDS encoding NAD(P)-dependent oxidoreductase: MKVAFLGLGVMGYPMAGHLQAAGFEVCVYNRTTSKAEQWVAQHGGTLGATPAEAAKGAILVMMCVGNDDDVRAVAYEAITTMAPGAILVDHTTASAEVARELHQALKAKQLGFLDAPVSGGQAGAENGQLTIMVGGDAGIYAKAEGVLKTYAKQIKRLGEAGSGQLCKMVNQICIAGVVQGLAEAVNFAQQAGLNVVDVVEVISKGAAQSWQMENRALTMDKGQYDFGFAVDWMRKDLAIALAEARKNGSPLPLTALVDQFYADVQRLGGSRWDTSSLLARLQNQK; encoded by the coding sequence ATTTCTGGGGCTGGGCGTTATGGGCTATCCCATGGCCGGGCATCTGCAAGCGGCGGGCTTTGAGGTCTGCGTTTATAACCGCACCACCAGCAAGGCCGAGCAATGGGTCGCCCAGCACGGCGGCACCCTGGGAGCAACCCCGGCCGAGGCGGCCAAGGGCGCCATACTGGTGATGATGTGCGTGGGCAATGACGACGACGTGCGGGCCGTGGCCTATGAAGCCATCACCACCATGGCCCCGGGCGCCATTCTGGTGGACCACACCACCGCCAGCGCCGAAGTGGCCCGTGAGCTGCACCAGGCCCTTAAGGCCAAACAACTGGGCTTTCTGGACGCCCCCGTCTCCGGTGGCCAGGCTGGCGCCGAGAACGGCCAGCTGACCATCATGGTGGGCGGCGACGCCGGCATCTATGCCAAGGCCGAAGGGGTTTTGAAAACCTACGCCAAGCAAATCAAGCGGTTGGGCGAAGCCGGTTCTGGCCAGCTGTGCAAGATGGTCAACCAAATCTGTATCGCCGGTGTGGTGCAGGGCCTGGCCGAAGCGGTCAACTTTGCCCAGCAGGCGGGGCTGAACGTGGTCGACGTGGTGGAGGTTATCTCCAAAGGGGCCGCCCAGAGCTGGCAGATGGAAAACCGCGCCTTGACCATGGACAAGGGCCAATACGACTTTGGCTTTGCGGTGGACTGGATGCGTAAAGATCTGGCCATCGCCCTTGCTGAGGCCCGCAAGAACGGCAGCCCCTTGCCCCTGACCGCCCTGGTAGATCAGTTCTACGCCGACGTGCAGCGCCTAGGCGGCAGCCGCTGGGACACCTCCAGCCTGCTGGCCAGGCTGCAAAACCAGAAATGA
- a CDS encoding YciI family protein translates to MLYMIVGEDVAQSMSKRQQARPDHLARLDALQAQGRLVLAGPNPAIDSDNPGDAGFSGSLIVAEFDSLEAAQAWADADPYVAAGVYAKVLVKPFKKVLP, encoded by the coding sequence ATGCTTTACATGATTGTCGGCGAAGACGTTGCCCAGTCCATGAGCAAACGCCAGCAGGCCCGTCCCGACCACTTGGCCCGGCTGGACGCCTTGCAGGCCCAGGGCCGGCTGGTGCTGGCCGGCCCTAACCCCGCTATCGACAGCGACAACCCCGGTGATGCGGGCTTTAGCGGTTCTTTGATTGTGGCCGAGTTCGACAGCCTGGAAGCGGCACAGGCCTGGGCCGACGCCGATCCCTATGTGGCCGCCGGCGTTTACGCCAAGGTCTTGGTCAAGCCCTTTAAAAAGGTGCTGCCCTGA